A portion of the Streptomyces coeruleoprunus genome contains these proteins:
- a CDS encoding NAD(P)/FAD-dependent oxidoreductase → MVDADQTFVIVGGGLAGAKAAETLRSEGFTGRVILIGEERDHPYERPPLSKGYLSGKEERDSVYVHEPAWYAQADIELHLGQPVTALDRAARTVRLGDGTTIRYDKLLLATGAEPRRLDIPGSGLAGVHHLRVLSHADRLQGVLSALGRDNGHLVIAGAGWIGLEVAAAARGYGAEVTVVEPAPTPLHQVVGPELGQLFTDLHSEHGVRFLFGTRLTEIVGQDGMVLAARTEDGEEQPAHAVLAAIGAVPRTALAETAGLALVDRAHGGGVAVDAALRTSDPDIHAAGDVAAAHHPLLGMRLRVEHWANALNGGPAAARAMLGQDVSYDRIPYFFSDQYDLGLEYSGWAPPGSYDQVVLRGDVAKRQFIAFWLKDRRVLAGMNVNVWDVTAPIQDLVRAGAAGTTVDTDALGDPSVPLPSVLPAP, encoded by the coding sequence GTGGTCGACGCAGATCAGACCTTCGTCATCGTCGGCGGGGGACTGGCCGGTGCCAAGGCGGCCGAGACGCTCCGCTCCGAGGGGTTCACCGGCCGGGTGATCCTCATCGGCGAAGAACGCGACCACCCCTACGAACGCCCACCCCTCTCCAAGGGCTACCTCTCCGGCAAGGAGGAGCGCGACAGCGTCTACGTCCACGAGCCCGCCTGGTACGCGCAGGCCGACATCGAACTGCACCTGGGCCAGCCGGTCACCGCCCTCGACCGCGCCGCCCGCACCGTCCGCCTCGGCGACGGCACCACCATCCGCTACGACAAGCTGCTGCTCGCCACGGGCGCCGAACCCCGCCGCCTCGACATCCCCGGCAGCGGCCTCGCCGGAGTCCACCACCTGCGCGTCCTCTCCCACGCCGACCGCCTCCAGGGCGTGCTGTCCGCCCTCGGCCGCGACAACGGCCACCTGGTCATCGCCGGCGCCGGCTGGATCGGCCTGGAGGTCGCCGCCGCCGCCCGCGGCTACGGCGCCGAGGTCACCGTCGTCGAACCCGCGCCGACCCCGCTGCACCAGGTCGTCGGCCCCGAGCTGGGCCAGCTCTTCACCGACCTGCACAGCGAGCACGGCGTCCGCTTCCTGTTCGGCACCCGCCTCACGGAGATCGTCGGCCAGGACGGCATGGTGCTGGCCGCCCGTACCGAGGACGGCGAGGAACAGCCCGCCCACGCCGTGCTCGCCGCGATCGGCGCCGTCCCGCGCACCGCGCTCGCCGAGACCGCCGGCCTCGCCCTGGTCGACCGCGCCCACGGCGGCGGCGTCGCCGTCGACGCCGCGCTGCGCACCTCGGACCCCGACATCCACGCGGCCGGCGACGTGGCCGCCGCCCACCACCCGCTGCTCGGCATGCGCCTGCGCGTCGAGCACTGGGCCAACGCCCTCAACGGCGGCCCCGCCGCGGCCCGCGCCATGCTCGGCCAGGACGTCTCCTACGACCGGATCCCGTACTTCTTCTCCGACCAGTACGACCTGGGCCTGGAGTACTCGGGCTGGGCGCCCCCCGGCTCGTACGACCAGGTCGTGCTGCGCGGGGACGTCGCCAAGCGGCAGTTCATCGCCTTCTGGCTGAAGGACCGGCGGGTCCTGGCCGGGATGAACGTGAATGTGTGGGACGTCACAGCGCCCATCCAGGACCTGGTCCGGGCGGGCGCCGCGGGCACCACGGTCGACACGGACGCCCTGGGAGACCCGTCGGTCCCGCTGCCGTCGGTCCTCCCCGCCCCTTAG